A portion of the Stella humosa genome contains these proteins:
- a CDS encoding sigma-70 family RNA polymerase sigma factor produces MNSMDSAGDQTLIRSASGDRETPVAGTSASNSAPSGAAAAIGIREELIACLPQLRAFARSLAGQRELADDLVQDAIVRALAAQDSFRPGTNFRAWIFTILRNLFFTERRKSRMVVQSIDTMDQDLIPVAASQESTVEFDDFRIALMKLPHDQREALILVGASGMSYEEAAQVSGCAVGTVKSRVSRARKTLVQLTGRTEEGEREAAELPLPRDRPAGVG; encoded by the coding sequence ATGAACTCGATGGATAGCGCCGGCGATCAGACGCTCATCCGGTCCGCCTCCGGCGATCGCGAGACACCGGTCGCGGGCACGTCCGCGTCCAACTCGGCACCGAGCGGCGCTGCGGCCGCGATCGGCATCCGCGAAGAGCTCATCGCCTGCCTGCCGCAGTTGCGCGCATTCGCGCGTTCGCTGGCCGGGCAGCGCGAACTGGCTGACGATCTGGTCCAGGATGCGATCGTGCGCGCCCTGGCGGCCCAGGACTCGTTCCGGCCCGGCACCAACTTCCGCGCCTGGATATTCACCATCCTGCGCAACCTCTTCTTCACCGAGCGGCGCAAGAGCCGAATGGTGGTGCAGTCGATCGACACCATGGACCAGGACCTGATCCCGGTGGCCGCCTCGCAGGAGAGCACGGTCGAGTTCGACGATTTCCGCATCGCCCTGATGAAGCTGCCGCACGACCAGCGCGAAGCCCTGATCCTCGTCGGCGCGAGCGGAATGAGCTATGAAGAGGCGGCGCAAGTGTCCGGATGCGCGGTCGGAACGGTGAAGAGCCGTGTCTCCCGTGCGCGAAAGACGCTCGTGCAACTGACCGGTCGCACCGAAGAGGGCGAGCGGGAAGCAGCCGAGTTGCCCTTGCCTCGCGACCGTCCGGCCGGGGTTGGCTGA
- a CDS encoding sensor histidine kinase, whose product MWTWLTNFFDPLRARLALALAVALVPIVIYDLILAYRGYQDAEARGWATVRQLAIVASANQNALIEGTRRLMVGLGESAAVRAAADGSPTPDCSRTMARVLTTLPEYSDLAVVDRQGRVQCSAVDRSIGASVVDTPWFKGMTETQGFTLGYFTLSRETAEPIVSALLPASGSDGTPAGAIVAGIRLPWLGSLAQKHGLPENGIVYLLDSKGTVMTSSDRFLAVPEPAHGIPQSRKSPADEAAPDKAILTEVAQRRVTEFVSTGADGRERFFSAANLQNGSLYILFGMPSVSAMSWSFYQTLAFIIGPLLMLMIAIGVAVVGGELLIARGIRALLATVDAYGRDELDAKPDVGRSPREIRQFADAFAGMARKISDRETELRRSLDEKDALLREVHHRVKNNLQIVTSFLNLQSKSTKDGAAREVLTEARVRVRTLALVHRYLYESADVRQVDFASITEALADQLGHAHSLGQRGISIRLALDSVPIPAAAAVPVALLITEALSNAVKHGYPDGARGVIDLSFSRGEDGNAELRIADDGAGLPVAEDGQARIQPGIGMALMQAFARQLGGKMRLEAGDPSGAVVVVDFPLAAETDDHGEEGADAAA is encoded by the coding sequence GTGTGGACCTGGTTGACCAACTTCTTCGATCCGTTGCGAGCAAGATTGGCTCTGGCGCTCGCCGTGGCACTCGTTCCGATCGTGATCTATGACCTCATCCTGGCCTATCGCGGCTATCAGGATGCGGAAGCCCGCGGCTGGGCCACCGTCCGGCAACTGGCCATCGTGGCGTCGGCGAACCAGAACGCGCTGATCGAGGGCACCCGGCGCCTGATGGTGGGCCTGGGCGAGAGTGCCGCCGTGCGCGCCGCCGCCGATGGCAGTCCGACGCCCGACTGCTCGCGCACCATGGCGCGGGTTCTGACCACGCTGCCCGAATATAGCGACCTGGCCGTCGTCGACCGCCAGGGCCGGGTGCAGTGCAGCGCCGTCGACCGCAGCATCGGCGCCAGCGTGGTCGACACCCCCTGGTTCAAGGGCATGACCGAAACCCAGGGCTTCACGCTGGGCTACTTTACGCTGTCGCGCGAAACGGCGGAGCCGATCGTCAGTGCGCTGCTGCCGGCGTCCGGTTCCGATGGCACGCCGGCCGGCGCGATCGTGGCCGGCATCCGCCTGCCCTGGCTCGGCAGCCTCGCCCAGAAGCACGGGCTGCCCGAGAACGGCATCGTCTACCTGCTCGATTCGAAGGGCACGGTGATGACCAGCTCGGACCGCTTCCTGGCCGTACCCGAGCCGGCCCATGGCATTCCCCAAAGCCGCAAGTCGCCGGCCGACGAAGCCGCGCCCGACAAGGCCATCCTGACGGAGGTTGCCCAGCGCCGGGTGACCGAGTTCGTATCAACCGGTGCCGATGGGCGGGAGCGGTTCTTCAGCGCCGCCAACCTGCAGAACGGCAGCCTCTACATCCTCTTCGGCATGCCCAGCGTCAGCGCCATGAGCTGGAGCTTCTACCAGACTCTGGCCTTCATCATCGGCCCGCTGCTGATGCTGATGATCGCCATCGGCGTGGCGGTGGTGGGCGGCGAGCTGTTGATCGCGCGCGGCATCCGCGCCCTGCTGGCCACGGTCGACGCCTATGGCCGCGACGAGCTCGACGCCAAGCCCGATGTCGGCCGCAGCCCGCGCGAGATCCGCCAGTTTGCCGACGCCTTCGCCGGCATGGCGCGCAAGATCTCCGACCGCGAGACAGAATTGCGGCGATCGCTGGACGAGAAGGACGCGCTGCTGCGCGAGGTTCATCACCGGGTAAAGAACAACCTGCAGATCGTCACCAGCTTCCTGAATCTGCAGTCCAAGAGTACCAAGGATGGCGCCGCGCGCGAGGTGCTGACCGAGGCCCGGGTGCGGGTGCGCACCCTGGCGCTGGTCCACCGCTATCTCTACGAGAGCGCCGACGTCCGCCAGGTCGACTTTGCCTCGATCACCGAGGCGCTGGCCGACCAGCTCGGCCATGCCCACAGCCTGGGGCAGCGCGGCATCAGCATCCGGCTTGCGCTCGACAGCGTGCCGATCCCGGCCGCCGCCGCGGTGCCGGTGGCGTTGCTGATCACCGAGGCGCTCAGCAACGCCGTCAAGCACGGCTATCCCGACGGCGCGCGCGGCGTGATCGACCTGTCCTTCAGCCGTGGCGAGGACGGCAATGCCGAACTGCGCATCGCCGACGACGGCGCCGGCCTGCCGGTCGCCGAGGATGGTCAGGCCCGCATCCAGCCCGGCATCGGCATGGCCCTGATGCAGGCATTCGCCCGCCAGCTCGGCGGCAAGATGCGGCTGGAGGCGGGCGATCCCAGCGGCGCGGTGGTGGTGGTCGATTTCCCCCTGGCGGCGGAAACCGACGATCACGGCGAGGAAGGCGCGGACGCGGCCGCCTGA
- a CDS encoding TetR/AcrR family transcriptional regulator, with protein MSDTIKSPDTIKSPDTIKSKVDDPELILRRRQQLTEAAIELFSERGYHTTTIRDVAERANVSIGLIYQYVEDKEDLLYLALAQVLDSYKARIPVALDGVAEPLDRFCTAVRTYCRVNGESVAATVLAYRETKSLRKERRNLIKQTEVETNELIAACVRDCVEAGLFDAVDVELFTHQIVMFSHGWALKAWRFASRMDVEEYVDRGLSMMLRQVLTARGERRLRHSTCCGAA; from the coding sequence TTGTCCGATACCATCAAGAGTCCCGATACGATCAAGAGCCCGGACACGATCAAGAGCAAGGTCGACGACCCGGAACTGATCCTGCGCCGGCGTCAGCAACTGACCGAGGCGGCGATCGAGCTCTTCAGCGAGCGCGGCTATCACACCACGACCATCCGCGACGTGGCCGAGCGCGCCAATGTCAGCATCGGGCTCATCTACCAGTATGTCGAGGACAAGGAGGATCTCCTCTACTTGGCACTGGCCCAGGTGCTCGACAGCTACAAGGCGCGCATTCCCGTGGCGCTGGACGGCGTGGCCGAGCCGCTCGACCGCTTTTGCACGGCCGTGCGCACCTATTGCCGCGTCAATGGGGAGTCGGTGGCGGCCACCGTGCTGGCCTATCGCGAGACCAAGTCGCTGCGCAAGGAACGGCGCAACCTGATCAAGCAGACCGAGGTCGAGACCAACGAGCTGATCGCCGCCTGCGTCCGCGACTGCGTTGAGGCCGGCCTGTTCGACGCCGTCGACGTCGAACTCTTTACCCACCAGATCGTCATGTTCTCGCACGGCTGGGCGTTGAAGGCCTGGCGCTTCGCCAGCCGCATGGATGTCGAGGAGTATGTCGACCGCGGCCTCAGCATGATGCTGCGGCAGGTCCTGACCGCCCGCGGCGAGCGCCGGCTGCGCCACTCCACCTGCTGCGGCGCAGCCTGA
- a CDS encoding ABC transporter substrate-binding protein, whose protein sequence is MQTVWMRRLGLAAATVLAAAGSTAAQETIKIGVPVALTGTYADLGEQSRRAIMFAVDEINAAGGIRGQKAEARFLDTEAKPDLARRQGEKLALEGYKLLIGTVASGEGLAMGPMLQRWDALYISTINKANQITGSACQPRMFRANRLDASDGAVVTPWLAERKETKWAIMAADIAWGRDSGASFIKSAQANKRTIASENYSPFGTNDFAPYIQKIKDSGAEGLWVALAGRDAINFATQAKQFGLFDSIFTAGVSFVTDNTVKTLGDVSKGIWGIINYSSTLDNPANKKFVADWAKKYPGTEPSNFEGETYIGMQVLLQAIAKAGSSKPADVAKAMEGTTFDTILGKQLMRKEDHQLVGPNFFGYVGEKDGKLKPIVTMSVPPETATPPADAACKMPG, encoded by the coding sequence ATGCAGACGGTTTGGATGAGGCGCCTGGGCCTTGCCGCGGCGACCGTGCTGGCGGCGGCGGGTTCGACCGCAGCGCAGGAGACGATCAAGATCGGCGTGCCGGTCGCACTCACCGGCACCTATGCCGACCTGGGCGAGCAGTCCCGGCGCGCGATCATGTTCGCGGTGGACGAGATCAACGCCGCCGGCGGCATCCGCGGCCAGAAGGCCGAGGCCCGCTTCCTCGACACCGAGGCCAAGCCCGACCTGGCCCGCCGCCAGGGCGAGAAGCTGGCGCTCGAAGGCTACAAGCTGCTGATCGGCACGGTCGCTTCGGGCGAGGGGCTGGCGATGGGGCCGATGCTCCAGCGCTGGGACGCCCTCTACATCTCCACCATCAACAAGGCCAACCAGATCACCGGGTCGGCCTGCCAGCCGCGCATGTTCCGCGCCAACCGTCTGGATGCTTCGGACGGCGCCGTCGTTACCCCGTGGCTGGCCGAGCGCAAGGAGACGAAGTGGGCGATCATGGCCGCCGACATCGCCTGGGGCCGTGATTCCGGCGCCAGCTTCATCAAGTCGGCCCAGGCCAACAAGCGCACCATCGCGTCGGAGAACTACTCGCCCTTCGGCACCAACGACTTCGCCCCTTACATCCAGAAGATCAAGGATTCGGGTGCGGAGGGGCTGTGGGTGGCGCTGGCCGGGCGCGATGCCATCAACTTCGCGACGCAGGCCAAGCAGTTCGGCCTGTTCGACAGCATCTTCACCGCGGGCGTCAGCTTCGTCACCGACAACACGGTGAAGACCCTGGGCGACGTGTCCAAGGGCATCTGGGGGATCATCAACTACAGCTCCACACTGGACAACCCCGCCAACAAGAAGTTCGTCGCAGACTGGGCCAAGAAGTATCCCGGCACCGAGCCGTCGAATTTCGAGGGCGAGACCTATATCGGCATGCAGGTGTTGCTGCAGGCCATCGCCAAGGCGGGCAGCAGCAAGCCGGCCGACGTCGCCAAGGCGATGGAGGGCACGACCTTCGACACGATCCTCGGCAAGCAGCTGATGCGCAAGGAGGATCACCAGCTCGTCGGTCCGAACTTCTTCGGCTATGTCGGCGAGAAGGACGGCAAGCTGAAGCCGATCGTCACCATGTCGGTCCCGCCCGAGACGGCGACGCCGCCGGCCGACGCCGCCTGCAAGATGCCGGGCTGA
- a CDS encoding ABC transporter ATP-binding protein, with protein sequence MSLLAFRDVDAYYGRAQVLHGVTFDIRPEERVAILGRNGVGKTTVVNAFLGIATIRRGEVDLAGRTASRFQHFTAARSGIAVVPQGRRIIPGLSIRENLLLGAAVGRRGGWNLERVFDLFPILRERADTPGTALSGGQQQMLAIGRALMANPSLLVLDEPSEGLAPVIVDELAEIFRRLAAEGTGILLIEQNFGLVRRVADRYYVLSKGTVIEAGELAGLSMETLKRHVAV encoded by the coding sequence ATGAGCCTGCTCGCCTTCCGCGACGTCGACGCCTATTACGGCCGCGCCCAGGTGCTGCACGGCGTCACCTTCGACATCCGGCCCGAGGAGCGGGTGGCGATCCTGGGGCGCAACGGCGTCGGCAAGACCACGGTCGTGAACGCCTTCCTCGGCATTGCCACGATCCGCCGGGGCGAGGTCGACCTGGCCGGCCGCACCGCCAGCCGCTTCCAGCACTTCACCGCCGCCCGCAGCGGCATCGCCGTCGTGCCGCAGGGGCGCCGGATCATTCCCGGCCTGTCGATCCGTGAGAACCTGCTGCTGGGGGCGGCCGTCGGCCGGCGCGGCGGCTGGAACCTGGAGCGCGTGTTCGACCTGTTCCCCATCCTGCGCGAGCGCGCCGACACGCCCGGCACCGCCTTGAGCGGCGGGCAGCAGCAGATGCTGGCGATCGGTCGCGCGCTCATGGCCAACCCCAGCCTGCTGGTGCTGGACGAGCCGAGCGAGGGCCTGGCCCCGGTCATCGTCGACGAGCTGGCGGAGATCTTCCGCCGGCTGGCCGCCGAGGGCACCGGCATCCTCCTGATCGAGCAGAATTTCGGCCTCGTTCGCCGCGTGGCCGATCGCTACTACGTCCTCTCCAAGGGGACGGTGATCGAGGCCGGCGAGCTGGCCGGCCTGTCGATGGAGACCCTGAAGCGGCACGTCGCGGTCTGA
- a CDS encoding ABC transporter ATP-binding protein, whose amino-acid sequence MTASTFAIEGVGMTRRFGGFAALDGVSLAVPHGEIRGLIGPNGAGKSTLMDVLSGRAQNWSGKVAMDGRDISGLGAVERRRAGLARSFQRTNIFPDLTIDEQVRLAAATAEQDNSDEVMAELGLTELAHRRAADVSYGDQRRLDLALALVGRPRVLLLDEPAAGLSMQESMVLAGILRDLAGRWGVTVLLVEHDMEVIFSICSRVTVLHLGKILADGTPDEIRRIPEVITAYLGSSVE is encoded by the coding sequence ATGACCGCCTCGACCTTCGCCATCGAGGGCGTCGGCATGACGCGCCGGTTCGGCGGCTTCGCGGCGCTGGACGGCGTATCCCTGGCGGTTCCCCACGGCGAGATCCGCGGCCTGATCGGCCCCAACGGGGCCGGCAAGTCGACCCTGATGGACGTGCTTTCCGGCCGTGCCCAGAACTGGAGCGGCAAGGTCGCCATGGACGGCCGCGACATCAGCGGCCTGGGCGCGGTCGAGCGTCGTCGTGCCGGCCTCGCGCGCTCCTTCCAGCGCACCAACATCTTCCCCGACCTCACCATCGACGAGCAGGTGCGCCTGGCGGCCGCTACCGCCGAGCAGGACAACAGCGACGAGGTGATGGCCGAGCTGGGCCTGACCGAGCTGGCCCACCGCCGCGCCGCCGATGTCTCCTACGGCGACCAGCGCCGGCTGGACCTGGCCCTGGCCCTGGTAGGCCGGCCGCGCGTGCTGCTGCTGGACGAGCCGGCAGCCGGCCTGTCGATGCAGGAATCGATGGTGCTGGCCGGCATCCTGCGCGACCTCGCCGGGCGCTGGGGCGTGACCGTGCTGCTGGTCGAGCACGACATGGAGGTGATCTTCTCGATCTGCAGCCGGGTGACCGTGCTGCACCTGGGCAAGATCCTGGCCGACGGCACGCCGGACGAGATCCGTCGCATCCCGGAGGTCATCACCGCCTATCTCGGAAGTTCGGTAGAATGA
- a CDS encoding branched-chain amino acid ABC transporter permease, with protein sequence MTPIAATMPARPRARRLGFLVVLLAFAVAGCALPFVVKSQLFLTLMTQAAINAVLATGVGFLVRQSGNVSFGHAAFFGLSAYATALLIKFGLPAEAAIVLAVLLPTLFALALGVVIVRVTGVAFSMLTLAVAQAFHELVLKWRELANGDDGMAIAFPSRVFGIDMATFQQPASMFLISWMTLVAIILGLWLLQRSHFGTLTLAIRENEERARYIGYRTVVPRAIVYAVSAAIASVAGLLFALYNGFVSPGTLHWSLSGEALIMAIIGGPRLVWGPALGGVIFFFIKNAAGDFTDHWPAVIGITLILVTVLLPRGVGGIIVWATDRLTGRRER encoded by the coding sequence ATGACGCCGATCGCCGCAACCATGCCGGCCCGGCCACGCGCGCGCCGGCTGGGCTTCCTGGTCGTCCTCCTCGCCTTCGCGGTGGCGGGCTGCGCCCTGCCGTTCGTGGTCAAGTCCCAGCTCTTCCTGACCCTGATGACCCAGGCCGCGATCAATGCGGTGCTGGCCACCGGCGTGGGGTTCCTGGTGCGCCAGAGCGGCAATGTCAGCTTCGGCCATGCCGCCTTCTTCGGCCTGTCGGCCTATGCCACCGCGCTGCTGATCAAGTTCGGCCTGCCCGCCGAGGCGGCGATCGTGCTGGCGGTCCTGCTGCCGACGCTGTTTGCGCTGGCGCTGGGCGTGGTCATCGTGCGCGTCACCGGCGTCGCCTTCTCGATGCTGACGCTGGCCGTCGCCCAGGCGTTCCACGAGCTGGTGCTGAAGTGGCGCGAACTCGCCAACGGCGACGACGGCATGGCCATTGCCTTTCCGTCGCGCGTGTTCGGCATCGACATGGCGACGTTCCAGCAGCCGGCCAGCATGTTCCTCATCTCCTGGATGACCCTGGTGGCGATCATTCTGGGCCTGTGGCTGTTGCAGCGCAGCCATTTCGGCACGCTGACCCTGGCCATCCGCGAGAACGAGGAACGCGCGCGCTACATCGGCTACCGCACGGTGGTCCCGCGGGCGATCGTCTATGCCGTCTCGGCCGCCATCGCCTCGGTCGCCGGCCTGCTGTTCGCCCTCTACAACGGCTTCGTGTCGCCCGGCACGCTGCACTGGAGCCTGTCGGGCGAGGCCCTGATCATGGCCATCATCGGCGGCCCGCGGCTGGTGTGGGGGCCGGCGCTGGGCGGCGTCATCTTCTTCTTCATCAAGAACGCGGCCGGCGACTTCACCGATCACTGGCCGGCCGTCATCGGCATCACCCTGATCCTGGTGACGGTGCTGCTGCCGCGTGGCGTCGGCGGCATCATCGTCTGGGCCACGGACCGGCTGACCGGGAGGAGGGAGCGATGA
- a CDS encoding branched-chain amino acid ABC transporter permease, translating into MVINVLNGLVYGGLLYILSVGLVLIFGLRRVVNFAHGSLFMVGGYIAFAVAAHGGFWVALPVAIAALAILGVILDRFVFRPLQHEDPIATVLVTFGLLLVLEDVVKTIWGKDFLSLAAPPLLSGTVSIAGETFPVYRLMVIGVAVLVAAGLSLWLRFSRIGLYVRASSVDPVTTGMQGVDTDRVSAVVVAIGAGLAGLSGTIAAPLMALSPSMGSFILIDSFIVVVVGGLGSFTGAFIAALLIGQVHNFGIVYVPWAASLIPFLLMVAVLIWRPTGLAGGRA; encoded by the coding sequence ATGGTGATCAACGTCCTGAACGGCCTTGTCTATGGCGGGCTGCTCTACATCCTCTCCGTTGGCCTGGTGCTGATCTTCGGCCTGCGCCGGGTCGTCAACTTCGCCCATGGCAGCCTGTTCATGGTCGGCGGCTATATCGCGTTCGCGGTCGCCGCCCATGGCGGCTTCTGGGTCGCCCTGCCGGTCGCGATCGCCGCCCTGGCGATACTGGGAGTCATCCTCGACCGTTTCGTCTTCCGCCCGCTCCAGCACGAGGATCCGATCGCGACCGTGCTGGTCACCTTCGGCCTGCTGCTGGTGCTCGAAGACGTGGTGAAGACGATCTGGGGCAAGGACTTCCTGTCGCTGGCCGCCCCGCCCCTGCTGTCCGGCACCGTGTCGATCGCGGGCGAGACCTTCCCCGTCTATCGCCTGATGGTGATCGGCGTGGCCGTCCTGGTTGCCGCCGGGCTCAGCCTCTGGCTGCGGTTCAGCCGCATCGGCCTCTATGTCCGCGCCTCCAGCGTCGATCCGGTGACGACGGGCATGCAGGGTGTCGACACCGATCGCGTCAGCGCCGTGGTGGTCGCCATCGGTGCCGGCCTCGCCGGCCTGTCGGGCACCATTGCCGCCCCCTTGATGGCACTGTCGCCGTCGATGGGCAGCTTCATCCTGATCGACAGCTTCATCGTGGTGGTCGTGGGCGGCCTCGGCAGTTTCACCGGCGCTTTCATCGCAGCACTGCTGATCGGCCAGGTGCATAATTTCGGGATCGTCTATGTCCCCTGGGCGGCGTCGCTGATCCCCTTCCTGCTGATGGTGGCGGTGCTGATCTGGCGCCCGACCGGCCTGGCGGGAGGCCGCGCATGA
- a CDS encoding SDR family NAD(P)-dependent oxidoreductase, which yields MNFPSFRLDGQVALVTGGNRGLGALGARAFAAAGADVIVAARGLEQGEQVAAEIRATGRRALALEVDVRRRESVDAMAARALDAFGRVDILFNNAGVIATATVTDLEEDAWDDVMDVSAKGTWLCVRALVPQMAARGSGRIINMASILASHGIPNRSPYCAAKAAVANLTRAMAVELGPKGINVNAVAPTVFVTDLNRHLIEKQPQVYGTVLARMPLGRLGQPEDLAGALVFLAAPASAFVTGQILHVDGGFTAT from the coding sequence ATGAACTTTCCCAGCTTCCGCCTGGATGGCCAGGTGGCGCTCGTGACCGGCGGCAATCGTGGGCTCGGCGCCCTTGGCGCCCGGGCTTTCGCCGCCGCCGGCGCCGACGTGATCGTCGCCGCCCGCGGCCTGGAGCAGGGCGAGCAGGTGGCGGCGGAAATCCGCGCGACCGGCCGCCGTGCGCTGGCGCTGGAAGTCGACGTGCGCCGGCGCGAGTCGGTGGATGCCATGGCGGCCAGGGCGCTCGACGCCTTCGGCCGGGTCGACATCCTCTTCAACAATGCCGGCGTCATCGCGACCGCGACCGTGACGGACCTCGAGGAGGATGCCTGGGACGACGTCATGGACGTCAGCGCCAAGGGCACCTGGCTCTGCGTGCGCGCGCTCGTGCCGCAGATGGCGGCACGCGGGTCGGGCCGCATCATCAACATGGCGTCCATCCTCGCTTCCCACGGCATCCCGAACCGCTCGCCCTACTGCGCGGCCAAGGCGGCGGTGGCCAACCTGACGCGGGCGATGGCGGTCGAGCTGGGTCCCAAGGGCATCAACGTGAACGCGGTGGCGCCCACCGTCTTCGTCACCGACCTCAACCGCCACCTGATCGAGAAGCAGCCGCAGGTCTACGGCACCGTGCTGGCGCGCATGCCGCTCGGCCGGCTGGGCCAGCCCGAGGACCTGGCGGGCGCGCTGGTGTTCCTGGCAGCACCCGCTTCGGCCTTCGTGACCGGGCAGATTCTGCATGTCGACGGCGGATTCACCGCCACCTAG
- a CDS encoding SDR family NAD(P)-dependent oxidoreductase: MTDPKGTRLAGRVALITGGASGLGEATVRRFHAEGAWVMIADIDVQRGRSLARHLGDGAAFVTCDHTDRAQNEAAVAATEAEFGGLDILHNNAGGPFAGAFETADDQTLERVVGVNLLGVMKMTQAALPSLRRAGEARPGGAAILFTSSLQGIKARPNFSIYTAAKHGIVGLVRSLALELAPANIRVNAICPTVTETAMLPKFLPGMAADMDEARRRFRATIPLGRMPEPIDTANAALFLASDEARMLTGVALPVDGGQMAG; encoded by the coding sequence ATGACTGACCCCAAGGGCACGCGCCTGGCCGGAAGGGTGGCCCTGATCACGGGCGGCGCCTCCGGGCTGGGCGAGGCGACGGTGCGCCGGTTCCATGCCGAGGGCGCCTGGGTGATGATCGCCGACATCGACGTGCAGCGCGGCCGCTCGCTCGCCCGCCACCTGGGCGACGGGGCGGCCTTCGTCACCTGCGACCATACCGACCGGGCGCAGAACGAGGCCGCCGTGGCCGCCACCGAGGCGGAGTTCGGCGGCCTCGACATCCTGCACAACAATGCCGGCGGCCCGTTCGCGGGCGCCTTCGAGACGGCCGACGACCAGACGCTGGAGCGCGTGGTCGGCGTCAACCTGCTGGGCGTGATGAAGATGACCCAGGCCGCTCTGCCGTCGCTGCGCCGCGCCGGCGAGGCGCGGCCGGGCGGGGCCGCGATCCTCTTCACCTCCTCGCTGCAGGGGATCAAGGCCAGGCCCAACTTCAGCATCTACACGGCCGCCAAGCACGGCATCGTCGGTCTGGTGCGCAGCCTGGCCCTGGAACTGGCGCCGGCCAATATCCGCGTGAACGCCATCTGCCCCACCGTGACCGAGACGGCGATGTTGCCCAAGTTCCTGCCCGGCATGGCCGCCGACATGGACGAGGCCCGCCGCCGCTTCCGCGCCACCATTCCGCTCGGCCGCATGCCGGAGCCGATCGACACCGCGAACGCGGCCCTCTTCCTTGCCTCCGACGAGGCCCGCATGTTGACCGGCGTCGCCCTGCCGGTCGATGGCGGGCAGATGGCCGGTTGA
- a CDS encoding phenylacetate--CoA ligase family protein codes for MGPALAFRDASATLGPVERLSRPDLEALQLRRLRRQLERLWHTNPFYRAKLEAAKVVPDDIRSLADFNARVPLSTKADFLADQQEHPPFGRRLGVPRDQVTLVNMTGGTSGQGQEVYGRTDHDIAVQGYLHLLPWFMAGLRPGQMALNCVPTGGLTTGGWGPPEGFRIAGATAFHAGGTLSTDAKIDLMLRFGEMHFIYASTNYLHTLSEALRRRGIVPAERFPMMRAIHIVAEGYPQEWARATEAFWGCRLHEGYGSTQGAGFIASTCEEGVVRADGRRGLMRLLEWINYVEVVDPETGQPVAPGEEGEIVLTNLDIHGSPVLRFSTRDRARFVPWQECGTGRAWNCLEAGTIGRYDDMLKIRGNNVWPLAVDTAVFAEAELAEYVGRVFIDESGRTRVALRLALKDTHAGIAPEQCEALLGRIGRRIKERTNVQMELTLVPRAELPVFTYKARRWTDERKEGLRA; via the coding sequence ATGGGGCCGGCACTCGCATTCCGCGACGCCTCGGCGACACTGGGGCCGGTCGAGCGGCTGAGCCGGCCGGATCTGGAGGCGCTGCAACTGCGCCGCCTGCGCCGCCAGCTCGAGCGGCTGTGGCACACCAACCCCTTCTACCGCGCCAAGCTGGAGGCCGCGAAGGTCGTGCCGGACGACATCCGCTCGCTGGCCGATTTCAACGCCCGGGTGCCCCTGTCGACCAAGGCCGATTTCCTGGCCGACCAGCAGGAGCACCCGCCTTTCGGCCGCCGCCTGGGCGTGCCGCGCGATCAGGTGACGCTGGTCAACATGACCGGCGGCACGTCGGGCCAGGGGCAGGAGGTCTATGGCCGGACCGACCACGACATCGCCGTCCAGGGCTACCTGCACCTCCTGCCCTGGTTCATGGCCGGGCTGCGGCCGGGGCAGATGGCGCTGAACTGCGTGCCGACCGGCGGGCTGACGACCGGCGGCTGGGGGCCGCCCGAGGGCTTCCGCATCGCCGGGGCGACCGCCTTCCATGCCGGCGGCACCCTGTCGACCGATGCCAAGATCGACCTGATGCTGCGCTTCGGCGAGATGCATTTCATCTATGCCTCGACCAACTACCTGCACACGCTGAGTGAGGCCCTGCGCCGACGCGGCATCGTGCCGGCCGAGCGCTTCCCGATGATGCGCGCCATCCACATCGTGGCCGAGGGCTACCCGCAGGAATGGGCGCGCGCGACCGAGGCCTTCTGGGGCTGTCGCCTGCATGAGGGATATGGCAGCACGCAGGGGGCGGGCTTCATCGCATCGACCTGCGAGGAAGGGGTCGTCCGTGCCGACGGCCGCCGTGGCCTGATGCGCCTGCTGGAATGGATCAACTATGTCGAGGTGGTCGATCCCGAGACCGGCCAGCCAGTGGCGCCGGGCGAGGAGGGGGAGATCGTGCTGACCAACCTCGACATCCACGGCTCGCCGGTGCTGCGCTTCTCCACCCGCGACCGCGCCCGCTTCGTGCCCTGGCAGGAATGCGGGACAGGACGGGCGTGGAACTGCCTGGAGGCGGGCACCATCGGCCGCTACGACGACATGCTGAAGATCCGCGGCAACAATGTCTGGCCGCTGGCGGTCGATACGGCCGTCTTCGCCGAGGCCGAGCTGGCCGAGTATGTCGGCCGTGTCTTCATCGACGAATCCGGCCGCACCCGGGTCGCCCTGCGCCTGGCCTTGAAGGACACCCATGCGGGCATTGCGCCGGAGCAGTGCGAGGCGCTGCTCGGCCGCATCGGCCGGCGGATCAAGGAGCGCACCAACGTGCAGATGGAACTGACGCTGGTGCCGCGCGCCGAGCTGCCGGTCTTCACCTACAAGGCCAGGCGCTGGACCGACGAACGCAAGGAAGGGCTGCGGGCATGA